From the Nitrospira sp. genome, one window contains:
- a CDS encoding TIGR00300 family protein, translated as MTPSQETVVLQGHIIDSLILAKVLDTIVMMGGTFDLQDVKIGATRDAPSQARIIIRAPSSRGLAEILRAIQPHGATLEREADCRFESAPAAGIFPEEFYATTHLPTQIRLDGEWVDVGGMEMDLAICVDPTKAGARTIPMGAVKAGDLIVTGRDGIRVTPLARPRERDVFGFMESVVSSERPHQPVIADIAQRMLKLRAGYRQGQAGTKVLLAGGPAIVHAGGRDALTWLIEAGFVHVLFCGNALAAHDMEAGLYGTSLGYGLTAGRSVPHGHEHHLRTINRIRAIGSIHEAVRSGVITEGIMAACVRHGVTMVMAGTIRDDGPLPGVVTDSMQAQAAMRAEVQGVGLALLVASTLHAIATGNLLPASVPTVCVDVNPSVPTKLADRGSFQAVGLVMDAASFLKELARELGWRL; from the coding sequence ATGACCCCATCCCAAGAAACCGTCGTCCTACAGGGCCACATCATCGATTCGCTGATTCTGGCGAAGGTCCTCGATACGATCGTCATGATGGGCGGGACGTTCGATCTCCAGGACGTCAAGATCGGCGCAACGAGAGATGCGCCGTCGCAGGCGCGGATCATCATCCGGGCTCCTTCCAGCCGTGGTCTTGCGGAAATCTTGCGGGCCATTCAACCCCATGGCGCCACGCTGGAGCGTGAGGCCGATTGCCGCTTCGAATCTGCTCCCGCCGCGGGTATTTTCCCAGAAGAGTTTTATGCCACGACCCATTTGCCGACTCAGATCCGTTTGGATGGTGAGTGGGTGGATGTCGGGGGTATGGAAATGGATCTGGCCATTTGTGTTGATCCTACCAAGGCTGGGGCGAGGACCATCCCAATGGGAGCGGTGAAAGCCGGGGACTTGATCGTGACGGGGAGAGACGGCATCAGGGTGACGCCGCTGGCCCGGCCCCGCGAGCGGGACGTCTTCGGGTTCATGGAGTCCGTGGTGTCCTCGGAGCGGCCGCATCAGCCCGTTATCGCCGATATCGCGCAGCGCATGCTGAAGTTGCGCGCCGGCTATCGACAGGGACAAGCCGGCACCAAGGTGCTGCTTGCGGGCGGACCGGCGATCGTCCATGCCGGAGGCCGTGACGCGTTGACCTGGCTCATCGAGGCCGGCTTTGTCCACGTCTTGTTCTGCGGCAATGCGCTGGCCGCGCACGATATGGAGGCCGGATTGTATGGGACATCTCTCGGGTACGGCTTGACCGCGGGTCGTTCCGTTCCGCATGGGCATGAACATCATTTGCGGACGATCAACCGCATCCGCGCGATCGGCAGCATTCATGAGGCGGTGCGCTCCGGTGTCATCACGGAAGGCATCATGGCGGCCTGCGTGCGCCATGGGGTCACCATGGTGATGGCCGGCACGATTCGTGACGATGGACCATTGCCCGGCGTGGTGACCGATTCCATGCAGGCCCAGGCAGCGATGCGTGCGGAAGTGCAAGGCGTCGGCCTTGCGTTGTTGGTGGCCTCTACGTTGCACGCGATCGCGACCGGCAATTTGTTGCCCGCGTCTGTTCCCACTGTCTGCGTCGACGTCAATCCTTCCGTGCCGACCAAACTGGCGGACCGCGGCAGTTTTCAAGCCGTCGGCCTCGTGATGGACGCCGCTTCTTTTCTCAAAGAGCTGGCGCGTGAACTGGGGTGGCGGCTATGA
- the larB gene encoding nickel pincer cofactor biosynthesis protein LarB gives MNQDQLRALLMEVQQGAVAVPDALHRLRTLPYENLGFASLDHHRALRQGFPEVIFCEGKTVAQVVAIAKTLLLKNNSLLATRVEPAVARALLRVSKRATYHEAARVVAIVPPKLVRRGSVLIVTAGTADIPVAEEARVTADIMGSKTDTLYDVGVAGLHRLLGQQDRLHDARAIIVAAGMDGVLPSVVGGLVRQPVIAVPTSRGYGAHFGGLAALLTMLNSCAAGVGVMNIDNGFGAGCLAHRINMVSAMDSHKPERAKRR, from the coding sequence ATGAATCAAGATCAGTTGCGGGCGTTGCTCATGGAGGTTCAGCAGGGCGCCGTGGCGGTGCCGGATGCGCTGCACCGGTTACGCACGCTGCCGTATGAGAATTTAGGATTTGCCTCACTCGATCACCATCGTGCTCTGCGGCAGGGTTTTCCGGAAGTCATTTTTTGCGAAGGGAAAACGGTGGCGCAGGTGGTGGCCATCGCCAAGACCCTGTTGCTGAAGAATAATTCGTTGCTGGCGACGCGAGTGGAACCGGCTGTCGCGCGGGCATTGTTGCGAGTGAGTAAGCGGGCGACCTATCACGAGGCCGCTCGAGTGGTGGCGATTGTGCCGCCCAAGTTGGTGCGTCGGGGCTCTGTGCTCATTGTCACGGCCGGCACCGCCGATATTCCCGTTGCCGAAGAGGCACGCGTGACGGCCGATATCATGGGCAGCAAGACCGACACCTTGTACGATGTGGGCGTGGCGGGGTTGCATCGGTTGCTCGGTCAACAAGACCGGTTGCATGACGCGCGGGCGATCATCGTGGCGGCCGGGATGGACGGTGTGTTGCCGAGCGTCGTCGGTGGATTAGTCCGGCAACCGGTGATTGCGGTGCCCACGAGTCGTGGATACGGCGCGCATTTCGGCGGCCTGGCCGCGTTATTGACGATGCTGAATTCCTGCGCGGCGGGTGTCGGCGTGATGAATATCGATAACGGGTTCGGCGCCGGCTGCCTGGCGCACCGCATCAATATGGTGAGCGCGATGGACAGTCATAAGCCCGAAAGGGCAAAGCGCCGCTAA
- a CDS encoding MBL fold metallo-hydrolase: MIRVTVLGSGTNVHPTRAAAGYLIQTDQTFLLDFGPRTLTNLIKSGVDRHQVTHILFSHFHADHFADFIPFFFDAVIFCKYQGGQRPPLTLIGPRGTARLMRAMMTTFPSFDRAPFRVTIREVSDRSFRIGDTRIRPATVTHAPRLHCVGYRIEYDHHVVAYSGDSLYCDSLVTLCRDADVAILDCSFPENQPGAGHLHAGECGRVAHEAGIDRLILSHFYPIAEQYDVRAQAAKYFSGRVRMAKDLLRVTS; this comes from the coding sequence ATGATCCGCGTGACCGTCTTGGGGTCCGGCACCAATGTGCACCCCACACGGGCGGCGGCCGGATACCTCATCCAAACCGATCAGACCTTTCTCCTGGATTTCGGTCCCCGCACGCTGACCAATCTGATCAAGAGCGGCGTTGATCGCCACCAAGTCACGCACATCCTGTTCTCTCATTTCCACGCCGACCATTTCGCCGACTTCATTCCCTTCTTTTTCGATGCCGTCATTTTCTGCAAATATCAGGGTGGACAGCGACCGCCGCTGACCCTCATCGGCCCCCGAGGGACCGCCAGGCTGATGCGCGCCATGATGACGACGTTTCCCAGTTTCGATCGCGCGCCGTTTCGAGTGACGATTCGAGAGGTCTCCGATCGAAGTTTTCGCATTGGAGACACGCGCATCAGGCCTGCGACGGTCACACACGCACCACGACTCCATTGCGTCGGGTACCGGATCGAGTACGACCATCACGTCGTCGCCTATTCGGGTGACTCTCTGTACTGCGACAGCCTGGTGACATTGTGCCGCGATGCCGATGTCGCCATCCTGGACTGTTCCTTTCCCGAGAACCAGCCTGGCGCCGGGCACCTGCATGCCGGCGAATGCGGCCGCGTGGCGCACGAAGCGGGCATCGATCGGCTGATCCTGTCGCATTTTTATCCGATTGCCGAACAGTACGACGTGCGCGCCCAGGCCGCGAAGTACTTCTCGGGACGGGTTCGGATGGCCAAGGACCTGCTGCGTGTCACCAGCTAG
- a CDS encoding MarR family transcriptional regulator: MDLPDLKDDAHLKVLRPLVETYLAFWRLDSRHVRQLRLTPSQFDVIATLGDTKGLTCAELSAATLVTKGTLTGVLDRLEGKGLIRRTPVADDRRSTRICLTAKGDNLFQKTFASHIAFLRPFFERALTTTEADQLRALLLRLQRSLQGKPAV; this comes from the coding sequence ATGGACCTTCCCGATCTGAAAGACGATGCACATTTGAAGGTGCTCCGCCCGCTGGTGGAGACCTATCTCGCCTTTTGGCGCCTGGACAGCCGACATGTGCGCCAACTCCGGCTCACCCCCTCGCAATTCGATGTCATCGCCACACTCGGGGATACGAAAGGACTGACCTGCGCGGAACTCTCCGCCGCCACCCTGGTGACAAAAGGCACGCTGACCGGCGTCCTGGACCGGCTGGAAGGCAAGGGGTTGATTCGGCGCACGCCGGTGGCCGACGATCGGCGCAGCACGCGCATTTGTCTCACGGCTAAAGGCGACAACTTATTTCAAAAAACCTTTGCCTCGCACATCGCGTTTCTCCGACCCTTCTTCGAGCGGGCGCTGACGACCACCGAAGCCGATCAGTTACGCGCCCTCCTGCTCCGTCTGCAACGCAGCCTACAGGGGAAGCCCGCCGTATGA
- the rsmA gene encoding ribosomal RNA small subunit methyltransferase A, with product MAASFPPALKRLGQNFLIDPNIIRKIVSLAALRPDDTVLEIGPGRGALTAGLCAEAGRVIAVEIDPQLQPQLQETLGHCRNLDLRIGDALEFPFESLPPRTVVVSNLPYYVSTPILFALLDARAHLDRLVLMLQTEVALRLAAKPNSEDYGVLSVLTQEAAEVEVAFRVSANCFRPRPTVGSAVVHLKLKAQNGVDPERYERFRRLVRAAFAHRRKTLVNSLRDEGYPSERIARAMQTVGVPVQARAETLTLDDYRALATAFGDEEPV from the coding sequence ATGGCTGCTTCCTTTCCCCCCGCCCTGAAACGGCTTGGTCAGAATTTTCTCATCGATCCGAACATTATCCGCAAAATCGTATCCCTCGCAGCGCTTCGTCCTGACGACACGGTCTTGGAAATCGGACCGGGACGAGGCGCCCTGACGGCCGGGCTGTGTGCCGAGGCCGGACGCGTCATCGCGGTCGAGATCGATCCGCAACTGCAGCCTCAATTACAGGAAACACTCGGTCATTGCCGCAACCTCGACCTGCGCATCGGGGACGCGCTGGAGTTTCCCTTCGAGAGCTTGCCGCCGCGGACGGTAGTGGTTTCTAACCTGCCTTACTATGTGTCCACGCCGATCCTGTTTGCGTTACTCGATGCCCGTGCCCACCTCGATCGTCTGGTGCTCATGCTGCAAACGGAAGTGGCGCTCAGGCTGGCGGCCAAACCGAACAGCGAAGACTACGGTGTGTTGTCGGTCCTGACGCAGGAGGCGGCAGAGGTGGAGGTGGCGTTTCGTGTGTCGGCGAATTGTTTCCGCCCTCGTCCAACCGTTGGATCGGCGGTCGTGCATCTCAAACTCAAGGCGCAGAATGGAGTCGATCCGGAGCGGTATGAGCGGTTCCGGCGTTTGGTGCGGGCGGCCTTCGCTCACCGGCGCAAGACGCTAGTGAATTCGCTGCGCGACGAAGGCTATCCGTCCGAGCGGATTGCCCGCGCGATGCAGACCGTCGGTGTTCCGGTGCAGGCTCGCGCGGAGACGCTGACACTTGATGACTATCGCGCCCTCGCGACGGCGTTCGGCGACGAGGAGCCGGTGTGA
- a CDS encoding HEAT repeat domain-containing protein: MSPAMARRAQAGHANVTTIFILLGTVVSGVWIWKRLSPDVQDVIIDQAIPLAAAGLVALVALWVLVGKMRARRQQKQARVRLITLFESQTVAEKRLKLAFALIEINEYRREGLEGIAPRLQDVFLTTLTRALGDKQHQVRGMAASHLGVIGDETVVPHLLAALEDDHAYVRSSAALGLGRLRASEAKEKLAHVSKEDWDQTVRSRAREALERIR, encoded by the coding sequence ATGTCGCCTGCCATGGCTCGTCGCGCGCAAGCCGGTCACGCGAATGTGACCACCATCTTTATTCTGCTGGGCACGGTTGTGTCCGGTGTCTGGATTTGGAAACGTCTGTCGCCGGATGTGCAGGATGTCATCATCGACCAGGCCATTCCCCTGGCGGCGGCGGGACTGGTCGCGCTGGTTGCACTGTGGGTGCTGGTCGGCAAGATGCGCGCACGGCGCCAACAGAAACAGGCTCGCGTCAGACTGATCACGTTGTTCGAGAGCCAGACCGTCGCCGAGAAACGCCTCAAATTGGCGTTCGCCTTGATAGAAATCAATGAGTATCGCCGTGAGGGCCTGGAGGGCATCGCGCCTCGACTGCAGGATGTCTTCCTCACTACGCTCACGCGAGCGTTGGGAGACAAGCAGCATCAAGTGCGCGGCATGGCGGCGAGTCATTTGGGCGTCATCGGTGATGAGACGGTGGTGCCGCATCTGCTGGCGGCGTTGGAGGACGACCATGCGTACGTGCGGTCCAGCGCGGCCTTGGGGCTTGGGCGGTTACGCGCCTCCGAGGCCAAGGAGAAGCTGGCGCATGTCAGCAAGGAAGATTGGGACCAGACGGTGCGGAGCCGCGCTCGTGAGGCGTTGGAGCGTATTCGCTGA
- a CDS encoding tRNA pseudouridine(13) synthase TruD produces MPMSSWLDQTLPYLTASVPALGGRIRTTPEDFCVEERPLYLPCGQGEHLYIRIKKRGLSTPDLLSRLSSQLHIKAQSIGVAGLKDAQAVTTQMLSLQGVTVETVAGLPTDDRLLTLEVLGRHRNRLRKGHHAGNHFRLVVRDVRAGSEDLLRLLFDELTRRGVPNYFGPQRQGRSGTNFQLGAELLQDAARRNKMPRSKRMWFMNAYQSYVFNHIVAKRIDSIDRVWLGDWAMKSDNGACFPVEQPEVEQPRADRFEISPTGPLFGSRAPWATGVPGDIERGVIAELGTTPELLSKAGAECGFRGERRALRVCLNDLDWSLEGSVLTLSFWLPPGSYATSVLREVVKQEV; encoded by the coding sequence ATGCCGATGTCTTCGTGGCTCGATCAAACGCTGCCCTATCTCACGGCCTCGGTCCCAGCCCTGGGGGGCCGTATTCGCACTACACCGGAAGATTTTTGCGTCGAGGAACGGCCGCTCTATCTGCCCTGCGGGCAAGGTGAGCACCTGTATATTCGAATCAAGAAACGGGGTCTCTCCACTCCGGACCTGTTGTCGCGACTCTCCTCACAACTCCACATCAAGGCGCAGTCAATCGGCGTCGCCGGGTTGAAAGATGCGCAGGCCGTGACGACGCAGATGCTGTCGCTGCAAGGGGTGACGGTCGAGACCGTGGCGGGGTTACCGACCGATGACCGGCTGCTGACGTTGGAGGTCCTGGGGCGGCACCGTAATCGGTTGCGCAAAGGGCATCACGCGGGTAATCACTTCCGGCTGGTGGTGCGGGATGTGCGCGCAGGCAGCGAGGATCTGTTGCGGCTGCTCTTCGACGAGCTGACGCGGCGCGGGGTGCCCAACTATTTCGGCCCGCAACGGCAAGGACGCTCGGGGACGAATTTCCAGCTGGGGGCCGAGTTGCTGCAGGATGCGGCCCGCCGCAACAAGATGCCTCGCTCCAAGCGCATGTGGTTTATGAATGCCTATCAGTCGTATGTCTTCAATCACATCGTGGCGAAGCGAATCGACAGTATCGACCGGGTGTGGCTTGGTGATTGGGCTATGAAGTCTGACAACGGCGCCTGTTTTCCCGTGGAGCAGCCGGAGGTCGAGCAACCACGCGCCGATCGCTTTGAGATCAGTCCCACAGGGCCGCTCTTCGGGTCTCGCGCGCCCTGGGCCACCGGTGTGCCGGGCGATATTGAGCGAGGGGTGATCGCCGAATTGGGCACCACGCCCGAGCTCTTGTCGAAAGCCGGGGCGGAATGCGGATTTCGCGGCGAACGGCGGGCCCTGCGCGTGTGCCTCAACGATCTGGATTGGTCGTTGGAGGGTTCGGTGCTGACCCTCTCGTTCTGGCTTCCCCCCGGGTCCTATGCCACCAGTGTGCTGCGAGAAGTCGTGAAACAGGAAGTCTAA
- the larC gene encoding nickel pincer cofactor biosynthesis protein LarC produces MARHLHFDCFSGISGDMTLGALVDAGLPFKDLVRGLASLKIDGYRLTRKRVERGAITATKVDVLIDKGFRTPLTLAQIDRILRKSGLPPVVKDRSQAVFDVLAGAEGKAHGVEPSHVHFHEVGVIDSFVDVVGGILGLHLLDIQRVTASAVNVGSGMLQSAHGALPVPGPAVAALAVGVPIYAKGPERELTTPTGMALLKTVTTEFGRLPSMQVRQVGYGAGTADPAQWANVLRLFIGEETPASGAMDTIIELETNLDDVNPQVYDTVFDRIFAAGAVDATLAPVIMKKGRPGNVLSVLVPQEEAEAVLAVLFAETTALGVRIREVQRRVLPRRFVSVRVNGQDVRIKLADIRPGLSKAAPEYEDCKRVAERSGRPVKDVLDEALTVYRRTQSAGPTRKRRT; encoded by the coding sequence GTGGCGAGGCATCTGCATTTCGATTGTTTCTCCGGCATCAGCGGCGACATGACATTGGGCGCGCTGGTCGATGCGGGGCTGCCGTTCAAGGATCTCGTGCGTGGTCTCGCTTCACTGAAGATCGATGGCTATCGGCTCACGCGGAAGAGGGTTGAGCGCGGAGCCATCACGGCGACTAAAGTCGATGTGCTGATCGATAAGGGCTTCCGCACCCCGTTGACCTTGGCACAAATCGACAGAATTCTACGCAAGAGCGGCCTCCCGCCGGTGGTGAAAGACCGAAGTCAGGCGGTATTCGATGTGCTGGCAGGCGCCGAGGGGAAGGCCCACGGGGTCGAGCCGTCGCATGTCCATTTTCATGAAGTGGGCGTGATCGATTCGTTTGTGGATGTCGTCGGCGGGATCCTGGGCCTGCACCTGCTCGACATCCAGCGCGTGACCGCCTCAGCCGTCAATGTCGGGTCCGGTATGCTTCAGTCGGCGCACGGGGCGTTGCCTGTGCCGGGACCAGCCGTGGCGGCCCTCGCGGTCGGCGTGCCGATTTATGCCAAGGGGCCTGAACGAGAACTGACGACGCCGACCGGGATGGCCTTGCTCAAAACCGTGACGACCGAATTCGGCCGCCTGCCTTCCATGCAGGTGCGCCAGGTGGGATATGGGGCGGGGACCGCCGACCCGGCGCAGTGGGCGAATGTGTTGCGCCTGTTCATTGGCGAAGAAACGCCCGCGAGCGGGGCGATGGACACGATCATCGAGCTGGAGACGAACCTCGATGATGTGAACCCGCAAGTGTACGACACGGTGTTCGACCGCATCTTTGCCGCCGGGGCTGTGGATGCGACGTTGGCGCCGGTGATCATGAAGAAGGGGCGGCCGGGAAATGTCCTGTCGGTCCTTGTGCCGCAAGAAGAGGCAGAGGCGGTCCTGGCGGTGCTCTTTGCCGAAACGACGGCTCTCGGTGTCCGGATTCGCGAGGTACAGCGCCGTGTCTTGCCGCGCCGGTTTGTTTCGGTGCGCGTCAACGGACAGGATGTGCGCATCAAACTCGCCGATATTCGGCCGGGGCTCAGCAAAGCCGCTCCGGAATATGAAGATTGTAAACGCGTGGCCGAACGGAGTGGTCGTCCCGTCAAAGACGTTCTCGATGAGGCACTGACGGTGTATCGGCGGACACAAAGCGCAGGTCCCACAAGAAAAAGGCGCACGTGA
- a CDS encoding NAD(P)-dependent glycerol-3-phosphate dehydrogenase has product MTRSSGQRVAVIGAGAWGTALARHLAEKQISVCLWAHEPEVVQAIEQRRENVVFLPGVRLPATLTATNQLSDAVTGADCVIFAVPSHVARLVLSRIGPLLPQSVPFVSATKGIEETTLELMTQVMQDVLPAHMRGALMVLSGPSFASEVSQGKPTALCLAGQDAGAVKAIQALFMTPTFRVYADDDLIGVQLGGSLKNVMALAAGVVDGLELGHNARAALITRGLAEMIRLGMAMGADPRTFYGLSGVGDLILTCTGPLSRNHSVGVRLGKGERLEGILASMQAVAEGVRTAKAALGLAQRCGVDMPIVQEVNAVLFADKSCRQAVGDLMEREAKEEKALS; this is encoded by the coding sequence ATGACGCGATCATCCGGTCAACGTGTCGCGGTTATCGGCGCTGGCGCCTGGGGCACCGCCTTGGCCAGGCATTTGGCCGAGAAACAGATCTCGGTCTGTCTGTGGGCGCATGAACCGGAGGTCGTGCAGGCGATTGAACAACGACGTGAAAACGTCGTGTTTTTGCCGGGCGTGCGGCTCCCGGCCACGTTAACCGCCACGAACCAGTTGTCCGACGCTGTGACCGGCGCCGATTGTGTCATCTTCGCGGTGCCCTCGCACGTGGCGCGACTGGTTCTGAGCCGGATTGGCCCCCTCCTGCCACAGTCCGTTCCGTTCGTCAGCGCGACCAAAGGCATCGAAGAAACCACGCTCGAGTTGATGACGCAGGTGATGCAGGATGTCCTGCCCGCGCACATGCGAGGTGCCTTGATGGTCCTGTCCGGACCCAGTTTTGCCAGTGAAGTCAGCCAAGGAAAACCGACCGCGTTGTGCCTCGCCGGCCAGGATGCTGGAGCCGTCAAAGCCATCCAAGCGCTGTTCATGACGCCGACGTTTCGAGTCTACGCGGATGACGATCTGATCGGAGTCCAGCTCGGCGGATCGTTGAAAAATGTGATGGCCCTGGCTGCCGGTGTGGTCGATGGGCTGGAACTCGGCCATAACGCGCGCGCGGCCCTGATCACCCGCGGGCTGGCTGAAATGATTCGGCTTGGTATGGCCATGGGCGCAGATCCGCGGACGTTTTACGGATTGTCCGGGGTCGGAGATCTCATCTTGACCTGCACCGGACCGCTGAGCCGCAACCATTCGGTCGGGGTACGGTTAGGAAAAGGTGAACGGTTGGAAGGCATTTTGGCGAGTATGCAGGCCGTGGCCGAAGGCGTACGGACCGCCAAGGCGGCGTTGGGGTTGGCGCAACGGTGCGGGGTGGATATGCCGATCGTGCAGGAGGTCAATGCTGTCCTCTTCGCCGACAAATCCTGCCGCCAGGCAGTCGGTGATTTGATGGAACGCGAAGCGAAGGAAGAGAAGGCCCTGTCATGA
- a CDS encoding metallophosphoesterase: MMRWQESARVWIGHWLSRPFHHFFNLMPGLEIGLSDPELTRLPLTHSPLAGRRAVHLTDLHLDRYRPRHRALVRTVAELRPDWIFLTGDLLNVRDGLPHLLRFLTELRRLAPVFVTLGNHDHYSGIRVDEFAEQFDRRKVTLLLNQVTFIPMEGGELAIVGLDDPSLHRADLRCIPSPRPGRFTLILAHAPNILDQLTAEHHADLTLCGHSHAGQWRFPPVPTFWLPPGCHGRTNGMYEKQNHRLYVSRGLGWSVIPMRLNCRPEIVLLEWGA; this comes from the coding sequence GTGATGCGATGGCAAGAGTCAGCGCGCGTCTGGATCGGCCATTGGCTGAGCCGCCCATTCCATCATTTTTTCAACCTGATGCCCGGTTTGGAGATCGGTCTCTCCGACCCGGAACTGACTCGCCTACCACTGACCCATTCCCCCCTGGCCGGGCGGCGCGCCGTCCATCTGACCGATCTGCACCTGGACCGGTACCGCCCACGGCATCGCGCATTAGTTCGCACTGTGGCCGAGTTGAGGCCCGATTGGATCTTCCTTACCGGAGATCTCCTGAATGTGCGCGACGGATTGCCCCATCTGCTTCGATTCCTCACTGAACTGCGCAGACTCGCGCCGGTCTTCGTCACCCTCGGCAACCATGACCACTATAGCGGCATTCGTGTGGATGAATTCGCCGAACAGTTCGATCGCCGCAAGGTGACGCTGCTGCTCAACCAAGTGACCTTTATTCCCATGGAGGGCGGCGAATTGGCCATCGTCGGCCTTGATGACCCGTCGCTCCACCGGGCCGATCTCCGCTGCATTCCGTCACCACGACCAGGACGATTCACCCTGATCCTCGCGCATGCACCCAACATTCTCGATCAGCTGACCGCAGAACACCATGCCGATCTCACGCTCTGCGGACACAGCCATGCCGGCCAATGGCGGTTTCCCCCGGTCCCGACATTCTGGCTCCCGCCTGGCTGCCATGGACGGACCAACGGCATGTACGAGAAGCAGAACCATCGCCTGTATGTAAGTCGCGGACTGGGCTGGTCGGTGATCCCGATGCGATTGAATTGCCGGCCTGAAATCGTATTGCTCGAGTGGGGCGCCTGA
- a CDS encoding zinc ribbon domain-containing protein yields the protein MKPCPACGRALPEINRYCTYCGTGVANDAEQTATPHPSGSARDQLNLHILYGMVTVLIVSVIMPPWETPPSQPAAFLGFHFILAPPQPDAIVSRLLLTIELTTTAIAGLYLSFLFRSKG from the coding sequence ATGAAGCCTTGTCCAGCCTGCGGACGCGCCCTGCCCGAAATCAATCGCTACTGCACCTACTGCGGAACCGGCGTGGCCAACGACGCGGAGCAAACAGCAACGCCGCACCCATCCGGGTCGGCCAGAGACCAGCTCAATCTACACATCCTGTATGGCATGGTCACGGTCCTGATCGTCTCTGTCATCATGCCGCCCTGGGAAACGCCGCCTTCGCAACCGGCAGCCTTTCTCGGTTTTCACTTCATCCTTGCGCCGCCACAACCAGACGCCATCGTCAGCCGTTTGTTGCTCACGATCGAACTCACCACGACCGCCATTGCCGGGCTGTACCTCTCGTTTCTGTTTCGGTCGAAGGGGTAA
- the pdxA gene encoding 4-hydroxythreonine-4-phosphate dehydrogenase PdxA: MARKLSPRSVRPLLGLTMGDPAGIGPEVIAKALADKALTRLCQPVVIGSRPVMERTIKWLDLPLDVVSFDSAGGSRLKPGQVAVVDPLERPLPKFRMGVASAVTGAASIAFIKEAVELAQAGSVGGIVTAPINKEAMNMAGFHYPGHTELLADLTGTKEFGMMIVGGPLKIMFTTTHVAIHALSPLLTTERIAKAIRLAHLGLRKYFGIAWPKIGVAALNPHAGEHGLFGNEESTSIAPAVKLARAAGIKASDPLPADTLFGKAARGDYDGVVAMYHDQGLIPLKLVAFGTCVNVTVGLPIIRTSVDHGTAYDIAGKGVAEHGSLLEAVKVAARLAKSWSPVHSSSR, encoded by the coding sequence ATGGCTCGTAAGCTCTCACCACGATCAGTCCGCCCCCTGTTAGGTCTCACGATGGGGGACCCGGCCGGCATCGGCCCGGAAGTCATCGCCAAGGCCTTGGCCGACAAGGCGCTGACGCGGCTCTGTCAGCCGGTGGTCATCGGCTCCCGTCCCGTCATGGAACGCACGATCAAGTGGCTGGATTTGCCCTTGGACGTGGTGTCGTTTGATTCGGCAGGCGGTTCACGATTGAAACCAGGACAGGTTGCGGTTGTTGATCCGTTGGAACGTCCGTTGCCGAAATTTCGCATGGGCGTGGCGTCGGCCGTCACCGGGGCGGCCTCTATCGCCTTTATCAAAGAAGCCGTCGAATTGGCGCAGGCGGGGAGCGTCGGGGGAATCGTCACGGCGCCCATCAATAAGGAAGCGATGAACATGGCCGGGTTTCACTACCCGGGGCACACGGAACTGCTGGCGGATCTGACCGGGACTAAAGAGTTCGGGATGATGATCGTGGGCGGACCATTGAAAATTATGTTCACGACGACCCATGTCGCGATCCATGCCTTGTCTCCGCTCCTGACCACGGAGCGGATTGCGAAGGCCATTCGTCTGGCTCATCTTGGCCTGAGGAAGTATTTCGGCATTGCGTGGCCGAAGATCGGCGTTGCGGCGTTGAATCCCCATGCGGGCGAACATGGTCTGTTCGGCAACGAAGAATCTACGAGTATCGCACCGGCCGTCAAACTGGCCCGGGCAGCCGGCATCAAGGCCAGCGATCCACTGCCCGCCGATACCCTGTTCGGCAAAGCCGCGCGCGGCGACTACGATGGCGTGGTCGCGATGTACCATGATCAAGGATTAATCCCCCTCAAGTTAGTGGCCTTCGGCACCTGCGTGAATGTGACGGTAGGCCTGCCGATTATCCGCACCTCGGTCGACCATGGGACGGCCTACGATATCGCCGGCAAAGGCGTCGCCGAACATGGAAGCTTGCTGGAGGCGGTGAAGGTCGCGGCTCGTTTGGCCAAATCCTGGTCTCCTGTTCACTCATCATCCCGATAG